A section of the Sebastes fasciatus isolate fSebFas1 chromosome 21, fSebFas1.pri, whole genome shotgun sequence genome encodes:
- the cbln2b gene encoding cerebellin-2b → MVPARCSPGPFATVALVLLLGCELAYCLGQNDTEPIVLEGKCLVVCDSNPSSDGGVTSSLGISVRSAGAKVAFSAVRGTNHEPSEMSNTSMTIYFDQVLVNIGNHFDLKASVFLAPRRGIYSFSFHVVKVYNRQTIQVNLMQNDYPVISAFAGDQDVTREAASNGVLLMVEREDRVSLKLERGTLMGGWKYSTFSGFLVFPL, encoded by the exons ATGGTGCCCGCGCGCTGCAGCCCGGGACCCTTTGCCACCGTGGCTCTGGTCCTCCTGTTGGGATGCGAATTGGCTTACTGCCTCGGCCAGAACGACACGGAGCCCATCGTGCTGGAAGGGAAGTGTCTGGTGGTGTGCGACTCGAACCCTTCTTCGGACGGAGGGGTCACCTCCTCGCTCGGCATCTCGGTGCGCTCCGCGGGCGCCAAAGTGGCTTTTTCCGCCGTGCGCGGGACCAACCACGAGCCGTCAGAGATGAGCAACACGTCTATGACCATCTACTTTGACCAG GTTTTAGTGAACATCGGCAACCATTTCGATCTGAAAGCAAGTGTTTTCCTGGCTCCAAGGAGGGGGATATATAGTTTCAGCTTTCACGTGGTGAAGGTCTACAACAGACAAACCATACAG GTGAACCTGATGCAGAATGATTACCCGGTTATATCAGCGTTCGCCGGTGACCAGGACGTGACGAGAGAGGCTGCCAGTAACGGAGTACTGCTGATGGTTGAACGGGAGGACCGCGTCTCTCTCAAGCTGGAACGAGGCACCTTAATGGGCGGATGGAAATACTCCACCTTCTCAGGCTTTCTAGTCTTTCCTCTATAA
- the fbxo15 gene encoding F-box only protein 15, with the protein MAAPKAATSRVKTSKRADKSSLNYMNRLPSEILIKILSYLDASALFTISHVNKLFYQLANDNALWNKLYIAELGKNKKKRKPKCMDELLLKVATVEVHDRAVGYWKWLHFKTVATYDKDKLKSHLGVISRHTGLPNQTERVLRNLHVTWELTVSDKSGREGTHEPSWSQFTGTSVTLCWSGGGGLPDYEQISTLHLHGVRRVALKCPGLKKPGWRSLMAKLDMQALTESAQVIGQDRLVELKLLQPGVIVGVWRDQCSVAFIMFTLHFHKLVERSTQGSSVSPYVVPIIKPPFDDTDPDYGLHGYQLHIVLHDTACEIVSGSFPQLFCRRTQISDGLIQLTAISRTTSSQQTPLSGSITLPWRCEALQGSVKNCCIMNLTLLDEFRKPFWCVGSPVSMEPEKTPVSYDYNGEHFLIHYQDSDGQLEMELVWMKEQKQFVLISLVVYVTVGKVNQHFSRDY; encoded by the exons ATGGCAGCACCAAAAGCAGCTACTTCCAGAGTGAAGACGTCCAAAAGAGCTGACAAATCATCTCTGAACTATATGAACAG ACTGCCATCTGAGATCCTGATTAAGATTCTGTCATACTTGGATGCCTCCGCTCTATTCACCATCAGCCACGTCAATAAGCTCTTCTATCAGCTCGCCAACGATAA TGCTCTGTGGAACAAGCTATACATAGCAGAGTTGggcaagaataaaaaaaaacggaaACCCAAGTGCATGGACGAGCTGCTGCTGAAGGTGGCCACAGTGGAGGTGCATGATCGGGCTGTGGGCTACTGGAAGTGGCTGCACTTCAAGACTGTAGCCACGTATGACAAGGACAAGTTGAAGAGTCATCTTGGAGTCATCAGCCGTCACACCGGGCTGCCCAACCAAACGGAGCGGGTCCTCAG AAACTTGCACGTCACCTGGGAGCTGACGGTCTCCGATAAGTCGGGGCGCGAGGGCACTCATGAGCCGAGCTGGTCCCAGTTCACGGGAACTTCTGTGACTCTGTGCTGGAGTGGAGGAGGCGGCTTGCCCGACTACGAGCAGATTTCCACCCTTCACCTCCACGGCGTCAGGAGGGTAGCCCTCAAATGCCCCGGCCTGAAGAA ACCCGGCTGGAGGTCCCTCATGGCGAAGTTAGACATGCAGGCCTTAACTGAAAGCGCGCAGGTCATCGGCCAGGACAGACTGGTTGAACTGAAGCTGCTGCAGCCCGGCGTCATCGTCGGTGTCTGGAGG GACCAGTGTTCCGTCGCCTTCATCATGTTCACCCTCCACTTCCACAAGCTGGTGGAAAGAAGCACCCAGGGATCTTCTGTTAG CCCCTACGTGGTTCCAATCATCAAACCCCCTTTTGATGACACAGACCCTGACTACGGTCTCCATGGTTACCAACTACACATTGTTCTCCACGACACTGCATGCGAGATCGTGTCCGGAAGCTTCCCACAGCTCTTCTGCAGGagaa CTCAGATCAGTGACGGCCTAATCCAGCTGACTGCCATTAGCAGGACGACCTCATCGCAGCAGACACCTCTATCTGGCAGCATCACGCTGCCCTGGAGGTGTGAGGCCCTGCAGGGCAGCGTGAAG AATTGCTGCATCATGAATCTGACGCTACTGGACGAATTCAGGAAACCCTTCTGGTGTGTCGGCTCTCCTGTTTCCATGGAGCCAGAGAAGACGCCCGTCTCCTATGACTACAATGGTGAGCACTTCCTGATCCACTATCAGGACTCAGACGGTCAGCTGGAGATGGAACTTGTATGGATGAAGGAACAGAAGCAGtttgttcttatcagtttagTCGTCTATGTGACGGTTGGCAAAGTCAACCAGCATTTCAGTCGAGATTACTGA